In the Mya arenaria isolate MELC-2E11 chromosome 11, ASM2691426v1 genome, one interval contains:
- the LOC128209375 gene encoding uncharacterized protein LOC128209375 yields MEIIRSILLIQTCFVVSCLCNSTTSPLCREMKPCTIDSGKSGMCLHGTCYTHVDPETRHLSILVTAQYPANTLQAHGGRSLYMRGNGLGLSWNKGIEMGRSSKDTWSMRFNYKSTPKGFQCEPCYGDAVLPNKLLQFRILVDDHNDMMGANFALKLPVSAASAYFKSKPEFVFHPWFYTNSGSLSNLTVASQYIGGRRDVAVWRPPSFLENPFKSYPVVIVFDVGPNEAESFKYIFDELVYPTQVSQEAIVVAFGDYKIQNRHTLMTPSMSVDYECINGTFEDMCGFCLPDFSTLNATHFLQLMINKCGKRTTVGGLGEQTLDFLINEAMPEANRSSSGRIQPGRYGILGYSLGGLMSCHAAWTRSAVFSFAACMSPSFWWPLNNETNNLCDFDFNNKTLKNPAYAVNRPSQRIFIDAGGLENDNPYNLTQAAIDAAHAISSHENYKLDENVWIEISPLEKHNNLQSLRRMQNAFSVLLPIEGEAAMPSQLYPIVPDLVG; encoded by the exons ATGGAGATTATACGCAGTATTTTGTTgattcaaacatgttttgttgttaGTTGCCTCTGCAATTCGACAACAAGTCCACTTTGCAGGGAGATGAAACCGTGCACGATTGACTCAGGGAAGAGTGGAATGTGTCTCCATGGCACCTGCTATACTCACGTAGACCCTGAAACAAGGCACTTGTCAATACTGGTAACAGCGCAATATCCGGCTAATACACTTCAG GCTCACGGTGGACGAAGCTTGTATATGCGAGGTAATGGACTTGGCTTATCGTGGAACAAGGGCATTGAAATGGGAAGGTCTTCCAAAGATACTTGGTCCATGCGGTTTAACTACAAGTCTACGCCAAAGGGTTTTCAATGCGAACCTTGTTATGGCGACGCTGTGCTGCCCAATAAGCTCCTGCAGTTTCGTATCCTTGTAGATGACCATAATGACATGATGGGTGCCAATTTTGCCCTCAAGTTACCTGTATCAGCAGCTTCAGcgtatttcaaatcaaaaccTGAGTTTGTGTTTCATCCTTGGTTTTACACTAACTCCGGCAGTCTAAGCAATTTGACTGTGGCCTCACAATATATAGGAGGTCGAAGAGATGTTGCTGTGTGGCGTCCGCCAAGCTTTTTGGAGAATCCTTTCAAATCATATCCTgttgtcattgtttttgacGTTGGCCCTAATGAAGctgaatcatttaaatatatatttgatgaattGGTGTATCCAACGCAAGTATCCCAAGAAGCCATCGTAGTTGCCTTTGGTGACTACAAGATTCAAAACAGGCACACCTTAATGACACCATCGATGTCAGTTGACTATGAGTGTATTAATGGCACATTCGAAGACATGTGTGGGTTTTGCTTGCCGGACTTTAGTACTTTAAATGCAACTCATTTTCTACAACTTATGATCAATAAGTGTGGTAAAAGAACCACAGTCGGTGGCCTAGGTGAACAGACGCTCGACTTTCTTATTAACGAAGCTATGCCAGAAGCCAACAGGTCGTCTTCTGGAAGAATCCAGCCCGGTAGATATGGCATCCTCGGCTACTCCCTTGGCGGTCTCATGTCATGTCATGCAGCTTGGACACGATCTGCTGTATTCTCCTTCGCGGCATGCATGTCGCCTTCTTTTTGGTGGCCACTGAACAATGAGACAAATAACCTATGtgattttgatttcaataacaaaacttTGAAGAACCCGGCATACGCTGTAAATCGACCATCCCAAAGAATCTTCATCGATGCCGGAGGCTTAGAGAATGACAATCCGTATAATTTGACACAGGCCGCAATCGACGCGGCCCATGCAATATCCTCGCATGAGAATTATAAGCTGGATGAAAATGTCTGGATCGAAATCTCGCCATTGGAGAAGCATAACAACCTTCAGAGCCTAAGGAGAATGCAAAATGCATTTAGTGTACTACTACCAATAGAAGGGGAGGCAGCCATGCCTAGTCAACTATACCCTATCGTTCCTGACTTAGTTGGATAG
- the LOC128208706 gene encoding chymotrypsin-like protease CTRL-1 — protein sequence MAVLRVDKDFAFNRYVQPATLVRTRDEERRLRKIGDCAMVGFGCTNYEEKTFPKRLQKIEGLTLPNYQTCNVLAARVGGMSTSQMCSYNPPKSMCLLDEGGGLVCRNPNTGGQVVIGVASYFRTPTQKLGLTYYSRVYRFRKWISRVVDRLEEEQ from the exons ATGGCCGTTTTGCGAGTGGATAAGGACTTCGCCTTCAACCGATACGTTCAGCCTGCGACGCTTGTAAGAA CACGTGATGAAGAAAGGCGCTTGCGAAAAATTGGCGACTGTGCCATGGTTGGCTTTGGTTGTACGAACTATG aAGAAAAGACGTTTCCGAAAAGACTTCAGAAGATCGAGGGACTTACCCTTCCAAACTACCAAACATGCAACGTCTTAGCAGCAAGAGTTGGAGGCATGTCGACGAGTCAGATGTGCTCCTACAATCCTCCGAAGAGCATGTGCCTG TTAGACGAGGGTGGAGGATTGGTGTGCCGGAATCCAAACACGGGCGGTCAAGTAGTTATTGGTGTGGCCTCATATTTTAGGACTCCAACTCAGAAATTGGGGTTGACGTATTATTCACGCGTGTATCGGTTCCGGAAGTGGATTAGTAGGGTGGTAGACAGGCTAGAAGAAGAGCAGTAG